In the genome of Streptacidiphilus rugosus AM-16, the window GGTAATCATGGAGATGCCGATGACGGACCATGCCCGCCAAGCCCTGCTGCTTCTACGCGATCCGGGTCTGTTCCAGTGGTACGTGGTCCCGCTGCTGCTGATAGTCATTTACATCTACGCCGCCGAGGTACAGCGCCGGAACTGGAGCATTCCTCTGGCCGGGCTGGCCCTGTGGGGCATGGACTGGTTCAACGAGATCTGGAACGCCCTCGTCTCCCATTTCACCGGTCGGGCACCCGTCTGGGGCGCGGTCGGGAAGACGGCCTACCAGATCCTGATCGGCCTCAACATCGAGATCTGCTTCATGTTCGCCATCATGGGAGTCGCGGCCGCGAAGATGCTTCCGCCCGATCCGGCCAAGCGTGTGCTGGGGGTCCCCAACCGATGGCTCCTTGCGGCGGTGAATGCCGCGCTCTCGGTCGGAGTGGAACTGCTCTTGCACGCGGCAGGGGTCCTTACCTGGGACTGGCCCTGGTGGCAGGCCGGTTGCCCCTATCTCATCTGGCTGGTCGGCTATCTCCCCTTCTTCGTCGTCTGCTTCTGGGTGCACGACATGAAACGAGTCTCGACGAAGGTGGTGACCGTTGGTGCCATCTTCGCCGTGGACGCGGCAGCGCTCGTGGTCTTCGGATCCTTGGGGTACCTCTGAGACTGGGTGCACCCATCGGGGCGGGCGGGTCAGGAGGGTGTCACGAGCCACCTGTTGTGGTCATCGCCGGCTGTATCGTCGCGGCGGGAGCAGGTACCGGAGGGGTGGCGGGCGTGTAGGCCGGTGCCACGGGGGCAGCTTGCTGGGGCAACGGCGCCTGTGGTGCCGCCTGCGACGGCGGTGATGGCTGAGGTGCTGGGGGCGTCGGTGCGGTTGCCCGAGGTGGCGGCGGGGGAGATGCCGGGACGCTCGGTGAGACCACCGGTGCGGCGGGGGCCCGGGGCGGTGTGGCCGTCCGGGTGCCTGCAGACACAGAGGCGTGGCCGGTGGGCGCGTTTGCCGACGGTGGCCCGGTCCGTACGGCGTCCTTCGCGGTCGGACGCGGACTGACGGGTCCGGCTGCGGCCGTCCGGCTTGGGTTCGCACCCGTCCTGCCACCGGGCGTTCGGCCGGGTGCGGCGGGCACCGACACGAGCCCCGTGTTCGGCTGGGAGTCGCTTTTCGGCGTGTGTGCGTAGGCCAGGCCCAGTCCGAAGGTCGTGGCGCCGGCGGCCACGCCCAGGCCGAGTGTGCTCAGGGTGACCCGGCGCAGCGCGGTGCGGCGGCGGGACACCTGTGCCTGGCGAAGGGCCCGTCCGCTGCGGGCGACGACAACCGTACGCTGCATCAGCTGACCTCTCCTGAGCGATGGCATGGCCGTGGCGGCATCGTCCGTCCTTGGATCCTCGGTGAACTGCCCGATGGGGCAGTCGGGCGTGCGTTCTGGGGGGTCCGCTCGGATTGGGCCGCTCGGTCGCCGATGCGCCGATCGAAGTGGCGCCGGGAGTGATCGCGGCCCGGTGCGCCCGGTGCCAGCGCGCCCACCTGGTGCTGGTACCAGGTGGGCGCGCCGTGCTGGGGGGACCGCCTGGGCGGGTTACTTCTGCGTGCTGCGGGCGGCGTCGATGATGAGGCCGGCGACCATGTCGGGGTGGGAGACGGCTGCGGCGTGGGAGGAGTTGATCTCGATGGTGTGGGCGTGGGCGCGCTTGGCCATGAAGCGCTCGGCGGCCGGCGGGATGGTCTTGTCGGCGTCGGCGACGAGGTACCAGCTGGGGATGGTCTTCCAGGCGGCGGCCGCGCTCTTGTCGGTGAGGGCGGTGGCGTCGATGGGCCGCTGGGTGGCGGCCATGACGGCTGCGGTGGTGGCCGGGACGTCTCCGGCGAAGGCGGCGCGGAACTTGTCGGGGTTGACGTACAGGTCGGTGCCGCTGGTGCCGTCGGCCTTGGGGTAGGACACGTTGGTCAGGGCGGTGGGCAGCTGGCTGCCGGCGAACTTGCCGAGGATGTCGTTGGCGCTCTCGCCCTTGTCCGGGGCGATGGCGGCGATGTAGACGAGGGCCTTGACCTGGGGGTCGCCGGCCGCCGCGTTGGTGATGACCTCGCCGCCGTAGGAGTGGCCGACCAGCACGATCGGGCCCTGGATGCTGTGCAGGACGCTGGCGAGGTAGGCCGAGTCGCTCGGCAGGCCACGCAGCGGGTTCGCCGGGGCGACCACCTTGTAGCCCTGCTGCTGCAGGTCCTTGATGACACCGTCCCAGCTGGAGGCGTCGGCGAATGCGCCGTGGACGAGGACCACGGTGGGCCGGGCGGTGGTGCCGGCCGAGTCGGGGCCGGGGGAGGCGGCTGACGCGTGGGTGCTCAGGAATGCGGTGGCGCCGAGAGCTGCGGTCAGGCCGAATGCGGTGGCGGAACGGCGGATCTTCATGAGAGGTGTCCTTGCAAGCGGGGCGTGGGGGTGGGGGTTTAAAACTCTTTCGGGCCCTGGCGGAGAGTCAGGGGCCCGCAGATGAGGTGTTACTCGATGACGAGCTGCACCGGGATGTTGCCGCGGGTGGCCTTGGAATAGGGGCAGAACGCGTGGGCGGTCTCCACGAGGGTCTTGCCCTGGTCACCGTGGAGGTGGTCGGGAAGCTCGACGCGGAGGGTCACCGCGAGGCCGAAGCCGGCGTCGGTGTCCTTGCCGATGCCGACCTCGGCGGTGACGGAGGCGTCCTTGGTGTCGATCTTGGCTTCGCGGCCGACGGCGGCGAGTGCACTGGCGAAGCAGGCGGCGTACCCGAGTGCGAACAGTTGCTCGGGGTTGGTCCCCTGGCCGTTGCCGCCGAGGGCGACCGGGAGGCCGAGGGCCAGGTCCAGGGTGCCGTCGGTGCTGGCGGCGCGGCCTTCGCGTCCGTTGGCGGTGGCTGCGGCGACGTAGAGCGGGTCCACGAGGTCACCTTTCGTCTTCGGGGCGGTCCGTCCGCCGTACGAACACGATAGTTGCATACAATTAAATCGTGCGCAAGGTAATCGGGTGCGATGAAAATGAAGGCTCGCGTCGTACCATCGGCAGCATGAGCCAACACCCCGCGCCGCCTGCTGCTCCCGTCGACCTCGACCAGCTCCAGCTCGACGGGCTCCTCTGCCTCGCAGTCCACTCCACGGCGCGTGCTTTCGACCGGGTCTACCGCCGCCTGCTGGAGGACCTGGACCTGACGTACCCCCAGTACCTGGTGATGGCAGCGCTGTGGCGGCACGGCCCGCTCCCGGTCAAACGGCTGGGCGAGTTGCTGCGCCTCGACTACGGCACCATGTCACCGCTGCTGAAGCGGCTCGAGGCCGCCGGCCTGGTCGCGCGCCGACGGGACCCACGCGACGAGCGGTCCGTCCTGGTCGAGCCCACTGCCGAAGGCACTCGACTTAAGGACCGGGGGAGGGAGGTGCCCTTGCGCCTCGCCCGGGCCACCGGCCTCACCTCGCAGCAGGCGGCCGATCTGCACGCCCAGCTCGCGCACCTCACGGCTGCGCTCGACGCCTCCACGGCCTGACGGGCCAGGGCGCGGCAGGGACACGGGGCAGGCGTCGCGAGCCGTCGTCCGCACGGGAGATGCTCCGGGGCCGTGACCGGGATGCGGCCTTCCATGGCGCGTACACGTCTATTACCGTGGAGTAGCCCGAGGGGCCGCTTCCCCCAGCGGACCCCAGACCGGGCTGTGCTGACGCGTCAGCACGGTGCGGGCCACTGCTACCCCCGTGGTGGCTCGCACCATCGGACGATCGCGCCCGCCTTCCCTCGACACCGCCCGGCAGAGGCGGAAGCCCCTCGCGCCGAGATCACCGGCGGCGGGCTACGGCTCTTCGGCGGCGCGGCGGCGGGAGGCGATTTCCAGTGCCAGCGCCGCGTGGTCGGCGAACGCCTGCAGAGGCGTCGTCTCCTCGGGTGTGAAGGGATGGCCTCCCGTGCGACGGGCGATCAGGAGGACGCCGCGGGGCTGGCAGGTACCGCTACCGAGCGGGGCGGCGACGGCGGGGCCGAAGCCCTGCCAGCGCGGCAGTCCGGTGATGATGCGGGGGTCCTGGCTCACATCCGTGCTGGTGGCCGTGCGGCCCCCGGTGAACGCGGCCCCCAGGAAGGTTCCTTCCAGGGGCAGCAGCAGGCCGCGGTGCTCCTCGGCGTCCAGGCCTTCGGCGTACTGCACAAAGAGGCCGTGTCCGGGAGTGGGCAGCGGTACCGCGATGGCTCCCAGGTCCGCCGCGAGGATCTCCAGGCAGGCCCGGACCAGGTCGCCGAGCACGTTCTGCTCGGGGGTGCCGGACAGCAGACGGCAGGTGATCCTGCTGCTGGCCTGCAGCCACCGGTCGCGCACCCAGGCCGTCCGGTGCAGGCGGGCGTGGTCGATTGCGACCCCGGCGGCGGCGGCGAGGACCCGCAGCACCGACTCGTCCTCGGCGTCGAACGGGGTGCCCCCGTGCTTCTCGGTGAGATAGAGATTGCCGACGATCTCGTTGCGAATCCGGATCGGGGTGCCGAGGAAATCGTGCATGGGCGGGTGATGGGTGGGGAATCCCACGGACGCCGGATCGGCCGTGAGGTCGAGGAGGTGCAGTGGCTCGGGCTGGCTCAGCAGCCCACCGGGGACGCCGTGCCCGGACGGGAACGGTCCGATCGCCGTCACCTGAGCGGCGGTAACTCCCGTGAAGAGGAAATTGGTCAGCTTCCGGTCGTCGCCGACCACGCCCAGGGCGCCGTAGCGGGCGTCCACCAGCGCCGCAGCGGACTCGACGATCTGCTGCAAAGCGGTGTCTAGCTCGAGCGCCGGTCCCAGTGACAGGACAGCTTCCAGGAGGCTGCGGAGCCGGTCCCTGGTGCCGCGTGCCTGGTCCAGGCGTGTCTGCAGCTGTGCCGACAGCCGGTCGGAGCGCAGCTGTGAGAACTTCGGCGACGGCTCCTCCGGCATGGCCTCCTCCGCCGCTGTGGTCGGTCCACCCTGAAGCCAGATTAGTCCTACCGGACGGCACCGGCGGGGTCCGTCGCCGGCGGCTGCTTCCGTCGAGCGGCGCGGAGGGCGCCTGCCTAAGGTGAGAGCGACGGCTACCGGACCGGACGATTCGACCGCAGCCGAGCGGTCGGACGGCTCCGCGCCCCGTCGTGGGAGGTCAGCCATGACCAGTGCACGTGACGTGATGCACGCAGGCGCGTTCTGCGTGGGTGAGGACGAGTCCCTTCTCGACGCAGCCCGGATGATGCGCGACCAGGGCGTGGGGGCGCTCCCGATCTGCGGGCAGGACCAGAAACTCAAGGGCATCATCACCGACCGCGACATCGTCATTCGTTGCCTGGCCGAGGGCAAGAACCCCACCTCCATGAAGGCCCGCGAACTCGCCGGGCACCTGCACTGCGTGCGGGCGGACGACGACATCGACACCGTGCTGCGCAAAATGGAGCAGCACCAGATCCGCCGCATCCCCGTGATCGACGGCGACCGTCTCGTCGGCATGATCAGCGAGGTCGACCTGGCCACCGGACACCGCGAGGGACAGCGACTCACCGACGAGCAGATCCTGGAGTTCATGGACAAGATGTACGTCAAGGCCTAACCCCTGCTGACGGCTCCGTGCCGGTCCCGGCCGGCGACTGAAGGGGGCCCGGCCGGGACCGGCACGGGGCTGGATGGCTGTCCTTTGGGGCGATCCGTTCGCCCCTCTGATGCGCAGACTCGGGGCATGGCGAAGTGGTCATGGGATGCCCGGGGCGCGACGGTGGCGGGTGTCACCGTCAGTGTTCGTGCGCTCCTCGCTGCGGCGACCGGATCCGCGGTCGTGTGGTTCGTGCTGATGAACACCGCAATGGTGGACATCCACCTGTGGGGCGTCTGCACGGTCAGGGTGCGGCTATGGGCGCTGCTCGCCGGGCTCCCGCTGGCCGGGGCCATCGGCTGCTCGCTGATCAGGCGCCGGCTGGGGGGTTCGCGAAGTGAGTAGCCAGGAACTGAGGCTGCCGCACCGGGGCGTACTCCGGCCGGACCAACGCTGGTCGAACCGGCCGGGGCGCGGTGGTGGGTTCACGGCCGCCTGAACGCGAGTGTCATTCCGTCCGCCACGGTGAGCAGCACCGCGTCGACCCGCGCATCGGATCTGACGATGTCGTTGAACGCCTGGATGGCGGCCGCGTCGCCGACCGCCCAAGAGTTCACGACCTCCCCCGAGTACAGCGTGTTGTCGATGGCGATGAGCCCGCCCGGGCGGGTGCGACGCACGATTTCCTCCCAGTAGACCGGATAGCTGATCTTGTCGGCGTCGATGAACGACATGTCGATCCATGGCTCGTCGGGCAAGGACCGAAGCGTTTCCACCGCTGGCGCCAGCCTGAGATCGATCTTTTTTGCGACGCCCGCCTCGGCCCACGCCTCGCGGGCCACATCGGTCCATTCCCGGGAGATGTCGCAAGCGGTCAACTTCCCGTCCTCAGGCATGGCCAAGGCCATGGACAAGGCGGACAGGCCGGTGAAGGTCCCCACTTCGACGATTCTGCGGGCACCGGTCAGCCGGACCAGGAAAGCCAGAAAGGGCGCTTGCTCGGGAGCGATCTGCAGACGTGGGACCTCGGGGAAGCGGCTGCGGGTGGCCTCGACGAGATGCTGCTGCACAGGATGAAGCGACGGGTTGTGGCTGAGGACGTAGTCGTAGAGCTCGGGTGTGAGAGGAGGACCCTTGGGCTCGGCCATCACTGTTCCCTTCTCTGCATCTTCTGTCCCGGGCGAAGCACGGGGCTGCCTTGGACTGCAATCCCCCTCCGTGTTGTCCGAGTATGTCCGGTGAATCCGCTCCGCTTCGCCGGGCATGAACATGACCGGTAGTGGGGCAGCGGACCGAGGCGCCGAACCTGTGCCCCTGCCGCCACTATCAAGGCTGTCCAGCATGCGCGGCGCGGCTGCCGCCGGGCTCCGTGGCACGGGAAGACCGACGAGGCGGGGACCTCAGACGGGTTCCGATCTCAGCGCCCGATCTGCTCCAGACGGCGGAACC includes:
- a CDS encoding alpha/beta fold hydrolase; translation: MKIRRSATAFGLTAALGATAFLSTHASAASPGPDSAGTTARPTVVLVHGAFADASSWDGVIKDLQQQGYKVVAPANPLRGLPSDSAYLASVLHSIQGPIVLVGHSYGGEVITNAAAGDPQVKALVYIAAIAPDKGESANDILGKFAGSQLPTALTNVSYPKADGTSGTDLYVNPDKFRAAFAGDVPATTAAVMAATQRPIDATALTDKSAAAAWKTIPSWYLVADADKTIPPAAERFMAKRAHAHTIEINSSHAAAVSHPDMVAGLIIDAARSTQK
- a CDS encoding Ohr family peroxiredoxin, whose protein sequence is MDPLYVAAATANGREGRAASTDGTLDLALGLPVALGGNGQGTNPEQLFALGYAACFASALAAVGREAKIDTKDASVTAEVGIGKDTDAGFGLAVTLRVELPDHLHGDQGKTLVETAHAFCPYSKATRGNIPVQLVIE
- a CDS encoding MarR family winged helix-turn-helix transcriptional regulator, translating into MSQHPAPPAAPVDLDQLQLDGLLCLAVHSTARAFDRVYRRLLEDLDLTYPQYLVMAALWRHGPLPVKRLGELLRLDYGTMSPLLKRLEAAGLVARRRDPRDERSVLVEPTAEGTRLKDRGREVPLRLARATGLTSQQAADLHAQLAHLTAALDASTA
- a CDS encoding CBS domain-containing protein, with the protein product MTSARDVMHAGAFCVGEDESLLDAARMMRDQGVGALPICGQDQKLKGIITDRDIVIRCLAEGKNPTSMKARELAGHLHCVRADDDIDTVLRKMEQHQIRRIPVIDGDRLVGMISEVDLATGHREGQRLTDEQILEFMDKMYVKA
- a CDS encoding O-methyltransferase, with translation MAEPKGPPLTPELYDYVLSHNPSLHPVQQHLVEATRSRFPEVPRLQIAPEQAPFLAFLVRLTGARRIVEVGTFTGLSALSMALAMPEDGKLTACDISREWTDVAREAWAEAGVAKKIDLRLAPAVETLRSLPDEPWIDMSFIDADKISYPVYWEEIVRRTRPGGLIAIDNTLYSGEVVNSWAVGDAAAIQAFNDIVRSDARVDAVLLTVADGMTLAFRRP
- a CDS encoding GAF domain-containing protein; amino-acid sequence: MPEEPSPKFSQLRSDRLSAQLQTRLDQARGTRDRLRSLLEAVLSLGPALELDTALQQIVESAAALVDARYGALGVVGDDRKLTNFLFTGVTAAQVTAIGPFPSGHGVPGGLLSQPEPLHLLDLTADPASVGFPTHHPPMHDFLGTPIRIRNEIVGNLYLTEKHGGTPFDAEDESVLRVLAAAAGVAIDHARLHRTAWVRDRWLQASSRITCRLLSGTPEQNVLGDLVRACLEILAADLGAIAVPLPTPGHGLFVQYAEGLDAEEHRGLLLPLEGTFLGAAFTGGRTATSTDVSQDPRIITGLPRWQGFGPAVAAPLGSGTCQPRGVLLIARRTGGHPFTPEETTPLQAFADHAALALEIASRRRAAEEP
- a CDS encoding DUF1049 domain-containing protein, which produces MAKWSWDARGATVAGVTVSVRALLAAATGSAVVWFVLMNTAMVDIHLWGVCTVRVRLWALLAGLPLAGAIGCSLIRRRLGGSRSE